One Parafrankia discariae DNA segment encodes these proteins:
- a CDS encoding right-handed parallel beta-helix repeat-containing protein, giving the protein MRAPLPTWIRRAGLTTLVVAAIGSGGLLTALPAHAEPVAPLPPVSSADAKKQSNLVDAEDIRLRSMFERFGVLTAPTLVEVAGSLPTLLLPARQAPYTAGDVVAAGGGRREVDGAVLFTANVLVGPQARLVIDPSISTLRLASGASGFASVATWRGGLEFAGRSPEQPLTVVGWDVQNLEPDKLTVDGRAYIRTMGGELIMRNTSANHLGFWNGRTGGVAWTGSKGEPSTGGAANSTLSDNIYGAYVSGSEGIQMVGVRLVDNERSGLAVHRDAITTLVSGVTSARNHGDGMTIDRASGSRVMRSTVSDNSGDGISLDGRGLGVVATATGVQVNQIKDTLIEENTVSGNGRYGIRVVGGENTVVRMNTISGGQLGIVVKSGANGTQITGNKVTGADEAGIQIGPDARRTAIVDNKLADGRLGVLTQDALTTIISRNQVRGATDFAITLRGASDGSTIQHNILAGEGWRAVDTRKALGVRSRDVHSNDADAWVSRTPHHWYTLFRRHPALIVWGLVALFPLAGWWARRRARRRPPRHPYPESELLVRRLTGGTMRPDPAFSGIPDQRTGSSVADSPAGTALPRVPAERYPTPGRAQPAPAGAGIQILPTPVLAAAGPAAGGALDVQPAPGGRTRSGSRRRSGAAEPNGSPAKRPRPATAGSDDTTVLHTGGLRAGRSGADRSGPDHSGTGRPGTGGADDDRRGTDDVGNALSPSATLTPAAAPISEDAHPTLRGLRFYRTPRDLAAGPDLSTGPDMLAAHDMLAGHGMSAAEVTTEITTRPFDGADHPAGPTQWPRAGWEQPPEPDAYWSGGQGSEDQPDGDPNLEIIDPVDGAPGRRRRRSKGGNSR; this is encoded by the coding sequence ATGAGGGCCCCGCTCCCAACCTGGATACGGCGGGCGGGGCTGACCACCCTCGTCGTGGCCGCGATCGGGAGCGGTGGCCTGCTCACCGCCCTGCCCGCGCACGCCGAACCGGTGGCGCCGCTGCCCCCGGTCAGCTCGGCGGACGCGAAGAAGCAGTCCAACCTGGTCGACGCCGAGGACATCCGGCTGCGCTCGATGTTCGAGCGCTTCGGGGTGCTCACCGCGCCGACGCTCGTCGAGGTCGCCGGCAGCCTGCCCACCCTGCTGCTGCCGGCACGCCAGGCCCCGTACACCGCGGGGGACGTCGTCGCGGCCGGCGGCGGGCGCCGCGAGGTCGACGGCGCCGTGCTGTTCACCGCGAACGTGCTGGTCGGCCCGCAGGCCCGGCTCGTGATCGATCCCAGCATCAGCACGCTGCGGCTGGCCAGCGGCGCGTCCGGGTTCGCCTCCGTGGCCACCTGGCGCGGCGGGCTGGAGTTCGCCGGGCGCTCCCCGGAGCAGCCGCTGACCGTGGTCGGCTGGGACGTCCAGAACCTCGAGCCGGACAAGCTCACCGTGGACGGCCGCGCCTACATCCGCACCATGGGTGGCGAGCTGATCATGCGCAACACCAGTGCCAACCACCTCGGCTTCTGGAACGGCCGGACCGGCGGCGTGGCCTGGACGGGAAGCAAGGGCGAGCCGAGCACGGGCGGCGCGGCGAACTCGACCCTGAGCGACAACATCTACGGCGCGTACGTCTCCGGCAGCGAGGGCATCCAGATGGTCGGCGTGCGCCTCGTCGACAACGAGCGGTCCGGCCTGGCCGTGCACCGCGACGCCATCACCACGCTCGTGTCCGGGGTGACCTCGGCCCGCAACCACGGCGACGGAATGACCATCGACCGGGCCTCAGGCTCCCGGGTGATGCGCAGCACGGTGAGCGACAACAGCGGCGACGGCATCTCGCTGGACGGCCGTGGCCTCGGCGTGGTCGCCACCGCGACCGGGGTCCAGGTCAACCAGATCAAGGACACCCTGATCGAGGAGAACACCGTCTCCGGCAACGGCCGGTACGGCATCCGGGTCGTCGGCGGCGAGAACACCGTCGTCCGCATGAACACGATCAGCGGCGGCCAGCTCGGCATCGTGGTCAAGAGCGGCGCCAACGGCACCCAGATCACCGGCAACAAGGTGACCGGGGCGGACGAGGCCGGCATCCAGATCGGGCCGGACGCCCGCCGCACCGCCATCGTCGACAACAAGCTCGCCGACGGCCGTCTCGGCGTGCTCACCCAGGACGCCCTCACCACCATCATCAGCCGCAACCAGGTGCGTGGCGCCACCGACTTCGCCATCACGCTGCGTGGCGCCTCGGACGGCAGCACGATCCAGCACAACATCCTCGCCGGCGAGGGCTGGCGGGCGGTCGACACCCGCAAGGCTCTGGGGGTCCGCTCCCGCGACGTGCACAGCAACGACGCCGACGCCTGGGTGTCACGCACTCCGCATCACTGGTACACGCTGTTCCGCCGCCATCCCGCCCTCATCGTGTGGGGTCTGGTGGCGCTCTTCCCACTCGCCGGCTGGTGGGCCCGGCGGCGGGCCCGGCGACGGCCGCCGCGACACCCCTATCCCGAGTCCGAGCTGCTGGTCCGCCGCCTGACCGGGGGCACGATGCGACCGGATCCCGCCTTCTCCGGCATCCCCGACCAGCGGACGGGGTCCTCGGTGGCCGATTCGCCCGCGGGCACCGCCCTTCCCCGGGTGCCCGCGGAGCGCTATCCCACGCCGGGCCGAGCGCAGCCGGCCCCGGCCGGCGCGGGCATTCAGATCCTCCCGACACCGGTGCTCGCCGCGGCGGGCCCGGCGGCGGGAGGAGCGCTGGACGTCCAGCCGGCTCCCGGCGGGCGGACCAGGTCCGGCTCGCGGCGCCGCTCCGGTGCCGCGGAGCCGAACGGCTCCCCGGCGAAGCGGCCACGGCCCGCGACGGCCGGCTCCGACGACACGACCGTCCTGCACACCGGCGGTCTCCGGGCCGGCCGCTCCGGCGCCGACCGCTCCGGCCCCGACCACTCCGGAACCGGTCGTCCCGGAACCGGTGGCGCTGACGACGACCGCCGCGGCACCGACGACGTCGGCAACGCGCTGTCACCGTCCGCGACCCTGACGCCGGCCGCCGCGCCGATCAGTGAGGACGCCCACCCGACCCTGCGCGGCCTGCGCTTCTACCGCACCCCGCGGGACCTGGCGGCCGGACCGGACCTGTCCACCGGACCGGACATGCTGGCCGCGCACGACATGCTGGCCGGACACGGCATGTCCGCCGCGGAGGTCACGACCGAGATCACGACACGGCCGTTCGACGGCGCCGACCACCCCGCGGGTCCCACCCAGTGGCCACGCGCCGGGTGGGAGCAGCCTCCGGAGCCGGACGCCTACTGGTCCGGCGGCCAGGGTTCGGAAGACCAGCCGGACGGCGACCCGAACCTGGAGATCATCGATCCGGTGGACGGGGCGCCTGGTCGCCGCCGCCGCCGTTCCAAAGGGGGAAACAGCAGGTGA
- a CDS encoding right-handed parallel beta-helix repeat-containing protein translates to MLRTAGTLAAASVALAACGSGGGAGPQPSATPTAGTGTGAPASAPATAAADPFPTAAAVTAQRPVECPAGGTTVSNAGDLRSALSAAKPGAVIRMTDGTYGGDFRLAASGTEAAPIWLCGSPKAVLDGEDDADYVLHLDGASWVRVVGFTVRNGQKGVMADRVQHSIIAQLQVNTIGDEAIHLRTASSDNQVIGNVIRDTGNRREKFGEGVYVGSASSNWCKYTDCGPDRSDRNSVIGNDIAGTTSENIDIKEGTTGGVISGNTLSSDALTEADSWIDIKGNGWLIEDNTGIGGGALEDGFQTHVEQKDWGRQNTFRRNRLPVNAKGYGIYIHEGAETENIVSCDNQVSGASSGPSNIDCSSA, encoded by the coding sequence ATGCTGCGGACGGCCGGCACGCTCGCGGCGGCCTCGGTCGCCCTGGCCGCCTGCGGCTCCGGCGGCGGGGCGGGCCCGCAGCCCAGCGCCACGCCGACCGCCGGCACCGGAACGGGCGCCCCGGCCAGCGCCCCGGCGACCGCGGCCGCCGACCCGTTCCCGACGGCGGCCGCCGTCACCGCGCAACGGCCGGTCGAGTGCCCCGCCGGCGGGACCACCGTCAGCAACGCCGGTGACCTGCGCAGCGCGCTGTCCGCGGCGAAGCCGGGCGCCGTCATCCGGATGACGGACGGCACCTACGGCGGCGACTTCCGGCTGGCCGCCTCGGGCACCGAGGCCGCGCCGATCTGGCTGTGCGGCTCGCCCAAGGCCGTCCTCGACGGCGAGGACGACGCGGACTACGTGCTGCACCTGGACGGCGCGTCCTGGGTGCGGGTGGTCGGCTTCACCGTGCGCAACGGCCAGAAGGGCGTGATGGCGGACCGCGTCCAGCACTCGATCATCGCCCAGCTGCAGGTGAACACGATCGGCGACGAGGCGATCCACCTGCGCACGGCGAGCTCGGACAACCAGGTCATCGGCAACGTCATCCGCGACACCGGCAACCGGCGGGAGAAGTTCGGCGAGGGTGTCTACGTCGGGAGCGCGAGCAGCAACTGGTGCAAGTACACCGACTGTGGGCCGGACCGCAGCGACCGCAACTCGGTGATCGGCAACGACATCGCCGGCACGACCTCGGAGAACATCGACATCAAGGAGGGCACGACCGGCGGGGTGATCAGCGGGAACACGCTGTCGTCGGACGCCCTCACCGAGGCCGACTCGTGGATTGACATCAAGGGCAACGGCTGGCTGATCGAGGACAACACCGGAATCGGCGGCGGCGCCCTGGAGGACGGTTTCCAGACCCATGTCGAGCAGAAGGACTGGGGCCGGCAGAACACCTTCCGCCGTAATCGACTCCCGGTGAACGCCAAGGGCTACGGCATCTACATCCACGAGGGCGCCGAAACCGAGAACATCGTCAGCTGCGACAACCAGGTCAGCGGGGCGTCGTCGGGGCCGTCCAACATCGACTGCTCGTCCGCCTGA
- a CDS encoding STAS domain-containing protein, which translates to MRVDATATRMTVRRTGDDVVIELGGEFDTVGRLRFREQVGELLGRGGGVVTVDVAELRAIDIAGLAALLRADLLLRRVHAELRIRAAAPAFVELVRETGLAGRLRVEEAGRGHGH; encoded by the coding sequence ATGCGGGTCGACGCGACAGCCACGCGGATGACGGTGCGGCGGACCGGGGACGACGTCGTGATCGAGCTCGGGGGCGAGTTCGACACGGTCGGCCGGCTACGTTTCCGCGAGCAGGTCGGCGAGCTGCTGGGCCGGGGCGGCGGAGTGGTGACGGTGGATGTGGCCGAACTTCGGGCGATCGACATCGCGGGGCTCGCCGCCCTGCTCCGCGCGGACCTCCTGCTCCGTCGGGTCCACGCCGAGCTGCGTATCCGCGCGGCCGCGCCGGCCTTCGTCGAGCTCGTCCGCGAGACCGGGCTCGCCGGCCGGCTCAGGGTGGAGGAGGCCGGCCGCGGCCACGGCCACTGA
- the pgi gene encoding glucose-6-phosphate isomerase: MANTESTALAAGTVVDRTPEWAALTAHHAEISGVTLRKLFADDPGRADSFTVEADGLRLDYSKNIVTARTVELLLALARGAGLAGRIEAMFGGERINITENRPVLHVALRAPLGTAIQVDGVDVVPEVHAVLDRMSAFCDRVRSGVWTGATGEHITTVVNIGIGGSDLGPAMAYQALRDYSDRSIAVRFVSNVDPTDIWEATHDLDPAKTLFIVASKTFTTLETLANARAARAWLTAALGQDAVAHHFVAVSTNAEKVAEFGIDTANMFEFWDWVGGRYSMDSAIGLALMVAIGPQHFREMLAGFHAMDVHFRNTPFERNLPVLLGVLGLWYRDFFGAQSHAVLPYSQYLDRFPAYLQQLDMESNGKSVDLAGRPVPVPTGPVVWGTPGTNGQHAYFQLLHQGTTVVPADFIGFLSPNHPGVGDVDQHVLLMANLFAQTEALAFGRTAEEVAAEGVDAALVPHRTFAGNRPTNTLLAPKLTPFTLGQLVALYEHKVFTQGVVWGVNSYDQWGVELGKVLAGRIIPELTDPSAPPRHDSSTNALINLFRSV, from the coding sequence ATGGCGAACACCGAGTCCACCGCCCTCGCCGCTGGAACGGTCGTCGACCGGACCCCGGAGTGGGCCGCACTGACCGCGCACCACGCGGAGATCTCCGGAGTGACCCTGCGGAAGCTCTTCGCCGATGATCCGGGCCGCGCCGATTCGTTCACCGTCGAGGCGGACGGCCTTCGGCTCGACTATTCGAAGAACATCGTCACGGCCCGGACGGTCGAACTGCTGCTCGCGCTGGCCCGCGGCGCCGGCCTCGCCGGGCGCATCGAGGCGATGTTCGGCGGCGAGCGCATCAACATCACCGAGAACCGGCCGGTGCTGCACGTGGCGCTGCGAGCCCCGCTCGGCACCGCCATCCAGGTGGACGGCGTCGACGTGGTGCCCGAGGTGCACGCCGTGCTCGACCGGATGTCGGCCTTCTGCGACCGGGTCCGCTCCGGGGTGTGGACGGGGGCGACCGGCGAGCACATCACGACCGTCGTGAACATCGGCATCGGCGGCTCCGACCTGGGGCCCGCGATGGCCTACCAGGCGCTGCGCGACTACTCCGACCGCTCGATCGCCGTCCGGTTCGTCTCGAACGTCGATCCGACGGACATCTGGGAAGCCACCCACGACCTCGACCCGGCGAAGACGCTCTTCATCGTCGCGTCCAAGACGTTCACCACGCTGGAGACGCTCGCGAACGCCCGCGCCGCGCGGGCCTGGCTCACCGCCGCGCTCGGCCAGGACGCCGTCGCGCACCATTTCGTTGCCGTGTCAACGAATGCGGAGAAGGTGGCCGAGTTCGGCATCGACACGGCCAACATGTTCGAGTTCTGGGACTGGGTGGGCGGCCGGTACTCGATGGACTCGGCCATCGGTCTCGCCCTGATGGTCGCGATCGGCCCGCAGCACTTCCGGGAGATGCTGGCCGGATTCCATGCGATGGATGTTCATTTCCGGAACACCCCGTTCGAACGGAACCTGCCGGTTCTGCTCGGCGTGCTCGGGCTGTGGTACCGGGACTTCTTCGGCGCCCAGAGCCACGCCGTGCTCCCTTACAGCCAGTACCTGGACCGCTTCCCCGCGTACCTGCAGCAGCTGGACATGGAGAGCAACGGCAAGTCAGTTGATCTGGCCGGCCGGCCCGTACCGGTGCCCACCGGCCCGGTGGTGTGGGGCACCCCGGGAACGAACGGCCAGCACGCCTACTTCCAGCTCCTGCACCAGGGCACGACGGTCGTCCCGGCCGACTTCATCGGCTTCCTCTCGCCCAACCATCCCGGTGTCGGCGACGTCGACCAGCACGTCCTGCTGATGGCCAACCTCTTCGCCCAGACGGAGGCCCTCGCCTTCGGCAGGACGGCCGAGGAGGTCGCGGCCGAGGGGGTGGACGCCGCTCTCGTCCCGCACCGGACGTTCGCCGGCAACCGCCCGACGAACACTCTGCTGGCGCCGAAGCTGACACCCTTCACTCTGGGGCAGCTGGTCGCCCTCTACGAGCACAAGGTGTTCACGCAGGGTGTCGTGTGGGGGGTGAACAGCTACGACCAGTGGGGTGTGGAGCTGGGCAAGGTGCTGGCCGGGCGGATCATCCCCGAGCTGACCGACCCGTCAGCGCCGCCGCGGCACGACAGCTCCACCAACGCGCTGATCAATCTGTTCCGGTCGGTCTGA
- a CDS encoding protein kinase domain-containing protein codes for MLIDRSLVEAALPGYAVEGDLGKGGYGLVLAGQHRLIGRKVAIKILLDTTDDPDLRARFLSEARVLAELDHPHIVRIHDYVEHEGTCLLVMELLSGGTLKQRMTAGKLSPETICAVGVAASAALATAHRQGVLHRDVKPDNIMFDGAGLLKVTDFGIAKIFDGAETTASAILGTPRYMAPEQIMGARLFPATDLYALAGVLYEMFAERPLFGRPMAVQPLTHHHLTVLPDPLTMVPPPISAVIMRTLAKDPGARVSDASEFALELARAGASSYGPNWVARSDVKLRVDDEIRGAIGGSTTSGNSGGFPAATRPGPGYPGPGGPGGPGGPGYAPGQPGGPGYRGPVPGSGPQQPVGGGYGVGGPGGPRPAQQPRPTGGHPSTAGFPGAAPVRPGPGVPGGQGVPGGQGRPGPTPGTPPGGWRGYGPPGGATPQPMPLAPPGATPRPGPLGPPSSTPPARPIPGYGGQPGPGQPGPGQPGPSGPRPAGAQNFGGQGWQGSGPRPAVHQPPPRPAVHQPPPRPPVGGHRPQQGPPSHNNQNRNNRTLILAAVGAAVVVALIVGLVVGLSGGGGGGDPSRDEASPLPISGVAYTGAPVTVQGLSPYSVAIDPQGTLFITSLSSDRVQKVTRTGQASDLAGTGAEGFGGDNGPATAAQLNGPGSAVPDRDGNIYIPDAQNYRIRKVTPDGIITTIAGTGTAGFSGDGGPATAAQINSAEKVAVGPDGSIYIADYDNHRIRKITPDGIITTIAGTGVQGYSGDGGPATAAKLDGPNDVELGDDGTLYIANLGSNTLQKITPDGIITTVAGNGQKGFSGDGGPATAAQLSVPSVSLGHGGEIYIADYGNNRVRKVDPNGTITTIAGTGDEGSAGDGGQATAAQFNEPSSVAEDADGALYIADSGNHRLRRIAPDGTIVTVAQ; via the coding sequence TTGCTTATCGACAGATCTCTCGTGGAGGCGGCACTCCCCGGCTACGCGGTCGAGGGGGACCTCGGCAAGGGGGGCTACGGCCTCGTGCTCGCCGGGCAGCACCGGCTGATCGGCCGCAAGGTGGCCATCAAGATCCTCCTTGACACGACCGACGACCCCGATCTGCGCGCCCGCTTCCTCTCCGAGGCCCGGGTCCTGGCCGAGCTCGACCATCCGCACATCGTGCGCATCCACGACTACGTGGAGCACGAGGGAACCTGCCTGCTGGTGATGGAGCTGCTCTCCGGCGGCACCCTCAAGCAGCGGATGACCGCCGGCAAGCTCTCCCCGGAGACGATCTGCGCCGTCGGTGTCGCCGCGTCGGCCGCGCTCGCCACCGCGCACCGCCAGGGCGTGCTGCACCGCGACGTCAAGCCGGACAACATCATGTTCGACGGCGCCGGGCTGCTCAAGGTCACCGACTTCGGCATCGCGAAGATCTTCGACGGCGCGGAGACCACGGCCAGCGCCATCCTGGGAACACCGCGCTACATGGCGCCCGAGCAGATCATGGGCGCCCGGCTGTTCCCCGCCACCGACCTGTACGCGCTGGCCGGCGTCCTCTACGAGATGTTCGCCGAGCGGCCGCTGTTCGGGCGCCCGATGGCGGTGCAGCCGCTGACCCATCACCACCTGACGGTGCTGCCCGACCCACTCACCATGGTGCCGCCGCCGATCTCGGCGGTCATCATGCGCACCCTGGCCAAGGACCCGGGCGCCCGCGTCTCCGACGCCTCCGAGTTCGCCCTCGAGCTGGCCCGTGCCGGCGCCAGCTCGTACGGGCCGAACTGGGTGGCCCGCTCGGACGTCAAGCTGCGGGTGGACGACGAGATCCGCGGCGCGATCGGCGGCTCGACCACCTCGGGCAACTCCGGCGGGTTCCCGGCCGCCACCCGTCCGGGGCCCGGCTACCCGGGCCCCGGCGGGCCGGGCGGGCCGGGCGGGCCGGGCTACGCGCCCGGGCAGCCGGGCGGGCCCGGTTACCGCGGGCCGGTGCCGGGCTCCGGCCCGCAGCAGCCCGTCGGCGGTGGCTACGGGGTGGGCGGGCCGGGCGGGCCCCGGCCCGCGCAGCAGCCGCGTCCCACCGGCGGGCACCCGTCCACCGCGGGCTTCCCCGGCGCCGCGCCGGTCAGGCCCGGACCGGGTGTGCCGGGCGGGCAGGGTGTGCCGGGCGGGCAGGGCCGGCCCGGCCCGACGCCCGGGACGCCCCCCGGTGGCTGGCGCGGCTACGGCCCGCCCGGCGGGGCCACCCCGCAGCCGATGCCGCTCGCGCCACCCGGCGCGACACCTCGCCCCGGCCCGCTGGGCCCGCCCAGCTCCACGCCGCCGGCGCGCCCCATCCCCGGCTACGGCGGGCAACCCGGGCCCGGCCAGCCGGGGCCCGGCCAGCCCGGGCCGAGCGGCCCGCGGCCCGCCGGCGCCCAGAACTTCGGTGGCCAGGGCTGGCAGGGCTCCGGGCCCCGGCCGGCCGTCCACCAGCCCCCGCCCCGGCCGGCCGTGCACCAGCCCCCGCCCCGGCCACCCGTGGGCGGCCACCGTCCCCAGCAGGGACCCCCGAGCCACAACAACCAGAACCGCAACAACCGCACGCTGATCCTCGCCGCCGTCGGCGCCGCCGTGGTCGTGGCGCTGATCGTCGGTCTCGTCGTGGGCCTGTCCGGCGGCGGCGGTGGCGGCGACCCGAGCCGCGACGAGGCGTCGCCGCTCCCGATCTCCGGCGTCGCCTACACCGGCGCGCCGGTGACGGTGCAGGGCCTCAGCCCGTACAGCGTCGCGATCGACCCGCAGGGCACGCTGTTCATCACGAGCCTGTCGTCCGACCGGGTCCAGAAGGTCACCAGGACCGGGCAGGCCTCCGACCTCGCCGGCACCGGCGCGGAAGGGTTCGGCGGCGACAACGGCCCCGCCACGGCCGCCCAGCTCAACGGCCCCGGTTCCGCGGTGCCGGACAGAGACGGCAACATCTACATCCCGGACGCGCAGAACTACCGCATCCGGAAGGTCACCCCGGACGGGATCATCACCACGATCGCCGGCACCGGCACCGCGGGTTTCTCCGGCGACGGCGGCCCCGCCACCGCCGCCCAGATCAACAGCGCGGAGAAGGTCGCCGTCGGCCCGGACGGCTCGATCTACATCGCCGACTACGACAACCACCGCATCCGGAAGATCACCCCGGACGGGATCATCACCACGATCGCCGGCACCGGCGTCCAGGGCTACTCCGGCGACGGCGGCCCCGCCACCGCGGCCAAGCTCGACGGCCCGAACGACGTCGAGCTCGGCGACGACGGAACGCTCTACATCGCCAACCTCGGCAGCAACACCCTTCAGAAGATCACCCCGGACGGGATCATCACCACGGTCGCGGGCAACGGGCAGAAGGGCTTCTCCGGCGACGGCGGCCCCGCCACCGCCGCCCAGCTCTCCGTCCCCTCGGTGTCGCTCGGCCACGGCGGGGAGATCTACATCGCCGACTACGGGAACAACCGGGTCCGCAAGGTGGACCCGAACGGGACGATCACCACGATCGCCGGCACCGGGGACGAGGGCTCGGCCGGCGACGGGGGTCAGGCCACGGCCGCCCAGTTCAACGAGCCCAGCTCGGTCGCCGAGGACGCCGACGGCGCGCTCTACATCGCCGACTCGGGCAACCACCGGCTGCGCCGCATCGCCCCGGACGGGACGATCGTGACGGTCGCGCAGTAG
- a CDS encoding serine/threonine-protein kinase — MTFVDTNRVAAALTGYELGGELGRGGFGAVLAGRHRLIDRDVAVKVLLEPGGGDHGGGDASGDGGDLRGRFLSEARVLAGLDHPHVVRIYDYVEQDGLCLLVMEQLTGGSLKNRGPVLRDPRAACAIGLAAASALAAAHDRGVLHRDIKPDNLLFTGDGIPKVTDFGIAKILETTAATTTGLVGTPRYMAPEQITGGRLGPGTDLYSLGVVLYELLAGRTPFPPGLTVPALLHHHLSVAPLPLVEAPPPLASVILSTLAKEPGWRPPTARDFALALAGSATSVFGPGWLAACEVPVRLPDEILAAAGHTQGTTPTPGALAAHLGRQRPGPPPTAPMGHFRSRPSGPSGPGGPGGSGPYATLAPTAVDRDGAGRRAAGGRRRANGGRHGPGRPTALIASVAVLAVLAAAIGIGFWLSGPGDDPDRPAWSGPAAEVKGLYTTEGLDVGPDGSLYVVDGGGSSGQGQVLRLRPDGTVTRTAGVGPPAPVPSATATDSGSGTGAATGSASPSPSPSPSPSPTPVLGDGGPALASNLIGPAGVGVGPDGEVYVADSDGGRIRRVDDNTTITTVAGAGPGTGFGGGAGRAVDAKLSSPSAVVAAEDGTLYISAGYRVRKVTTDGLISVVAGSSDESGTAGDGGPAVNATLTAPSGLALAADGTLYVADSGAHTVRRITKDGKITIVAGKPGQSGYEGDDGPAVDALLSSPEDVALGPAGELYIADTYNDVIRVVTPDGKITTFAGSDEYTADDADGALATETRISSPTGLAVDTSGAVYVSEGSYGVVRRIAPDLTVTTVLRQAEK, encoded by the coding sequence GTGACGTTCGTCGACACGAACCGCGTCGCCGCGGCCCTGACCGGCTACGAGCTCGGTGGCGAACTCGGCCGGGGCGGCTTCGGTGCCGTCCTGGCCGGTCGGCACCGACTGATCGACCGCGACGTCGCCGTCAAGGTCCTGCTGGAGCCGGGCGGCGGCGACCACGGCGGCGGCGACGCCAGCGGCGACGGCGGCGACCTGCGCGGGCGGTTCCTCTCCGAGGCCCGCGTCCTGGCTGGCCTGGACCACCCGCACGTCGTGCGCATCTACGACTACGTCGAGCAGGACGGCCTGTGCCTGCTTGTGATGGAGCAGCTCACCGGCGGGAGTTTGAAGAACCGCGGGCCGGTCCTGCGCGACCCGCGGGCCGCCTGCGCGATCGGGCTGGCCGCGGCGAGCGCGCTGGCCGCCGCGCACGACCGCGGCGTGCTGCACCGCGACATCAAGCCGGACAATCTCCTGTTCACCGGGGACGGCATTCCCAAGGTCACCGACTTCGGCATCGCCAAGATCCTGGAGACCACGGCGGCGACCACGACCGGCCTCGTCGGCACCCCGCGGTACATGGCTCCGGAGCAGATCACCGGCGGCCGCCTCGGGCCGGGCACCGACCTGTACTCACTCGGCGTCGTCCTCTACGAGCTGCTCGCCGGGCGGACCCCGTTCCCGCCGGGGCTGACCGTCCCGGCGCTGCTGCACCACCACCTGTCGGTGGCCCCGCTGCCGCTGGTCGAGGCGCCGCCACCACTGGCGTCGGTGATCCTCTCGACGCTCGCGAAGGAACCCGGGTGGCGCCCGCCGACGGCCCGCGACTTCGCGCTCGCGCTCGCCGGCTCGGCGACCTCCGTCTTCGGGCCGGGCTGGCTGGCGGCCTGCGAGGTGCCGGTGCGACTGCCGGACGAGATCCTCGCCGCCGCGGGCCACACCCAGGGCACCACCCCCACCCCCGGCGCGCTCGCCGCGCACCTCGGACGGCAGCGGCCCGGACCGCCGCCCACCGCGCCCATGGGCCACTTCCGGTCCAGGCCGAGCGGGCCATCCGGGCCCGGCGGGCCGGGTGGCTCCGGTCCGTACGCGACGCTGGCACCCACCGCGGTCGACCGGGACGGCGCCGGCCGGCGGGCGGCCGGCGGACGGCGGCGCGCGAACGGCGGCCGGCATGGCCCGGGGCGCCCGACGGCACTGATCGCCTCGGTCGCCGTCCTCGCGGTGCTCGCCGCGGCGATCGGGATCGGGTTCTGGCTGTCCGGGCCCGGCGACGATCCGGACCGCCCCGCCTGGAGCGGCCCCGCCGCCGAGGTCAAGGGCCTCTACACGACCGAGGGCCTCGACGTCGGCCCGGACGGCTCCCTCTACGTCGTCGACGGCGGCGGCTCGTCCGGCCAGGGCCAGGTGCTCCGGCTCCGCCCGGACGGCACGGTCACCCGGACCGCCGGGGTCGGCCCGCCCGCTCCCGTGCCCAGCGCCACGGCGACCGACAGCGGCAGCGGTACCGGCGCGGCCACCGGCAGCGCCAGCCCGTCCCCGTCCCCGTCTCCGTCCCCCAGCCCCACCCCCGTGCTCGGCGACGGCGGCCCGGCCCTGGCCTCGAACCTGATCGGGCCGGCCGGGGTCGGCGTCGGCCCGGACGGCGAGGTGTACGTCGCCGACAGCGACGGCGGCCGGATCCGCCGCGTCGACGACAACACGACGATCACCACGGTCGCCGGCGCGGGCCCGGGCACCGGCTTCGGCGGGGGCGCCGGCCGTGCCGTCGACGCGAAGCTGTCCAGCCCCTCGGCGGTGGTCGCCGCCGAGGACGGCACCCTCTACATCTCCGCCGGCTACCGGGTCCGCAAGGTGACCACCGACGGCCTGATCTCGGTGGTGGCCGGCAGCTCCGACGAGTCGGGCACGGCCGGCGACGGCGGGCCGGCGGTGAACGCCACCCTCACCGCGCCGTCCGGGCTGGCACTCGCCGCCGACGGCACCCTCTACGTCGCGGACAGCGGCGCCCACACCGTCCGCAGGATCACGAAGGACGGAAAGATCACGATCGTCGCCGGGAAGCCCGGCCAGTCCGGGTACGAGGGCGACGACGGTCCCGCGGTCGACGCGCTGCTCTCCTCCCCGGAGGACGTGGCCCTCGGCCCGGCGGGCGAGCTGTACATCGCCGACACGTACAACGACGTGATCCGGGTGGTCACTCCGGACGGTAAGATCACGACGTTCGCCGGCAGCGACGAGTACACCGCGGACGACGCGGACGGCGCCCTGGCCACCGAGACCCGGATCTCCTCCCCCACGGGGCTGGCCGTCGACACGTCCGGGGCCGTCTACGTGAGCGAGGGCAGCTACGGCGTCGTACGGCGGATCGCCCCCGACCTCACCGTGACGACCGTGCTGCGGCAGGCGGAGAAGTAA